One genomic window of Verrucomicrobiia bacterium includes the following:
- a CDS encoding multidrug efflux RND transporter permease subunit, giving the protein MNISEPFIHRPVATSLLMAGVVLMGLLGYILLPISALPPVDFPTIQVTAQYPGASPDVMASSVTTPLERQFGQISGLAQMTSQSSFGNSTIILQFNLDRDIDAAAQDVQAAINAASGVLPKNMPNPPTYSKVNPADTPILTLQITSDTLPLEKVNDLADTVLAQKLSQVTGVGLVTIEGNQKPAVRVRINPAAIASLGLSLEDVRTALTQNNINAPKGSFDGPRQSYAIGANDQILSAEQYRPVIVAYTNGSPVRLGDIGEVIDNVENVRLAGWVGSTPSVIMDIQRQPGANIIETADRVKALLPRLSASIPPAIKVSILTDRTATIRASVHDVQFTLILTVFLVVMVMFIFLRKFWATVIPSVALPLAIIGTFGVMKLVGFSLDNLSLMALTISTGFVVDDAIVMIENIVRFIEAGDPPLEAALKGAKQIGFTVISLSISLIAVFIPLLFMTGIVGRLFREFAITLSVAVAVSAIVSLTLTPMMCSRLLKQEKGKEQGLFYRLTERMFQGMLDWYERGLKWVFKHQPLTLMVAIATLVITIWLYVIIPKGLLPQQDTGLIVGETDAAQSISFKAMVERQRLIAEIVRKDPDVVSVASFVGAGTVNATANTGHLYINLKPRDQRKASASAIIDRLRDATKDVEGVALFMQAVQDVQIDSRVSRTQYQYTLEDADEAELSEWSTKLLNKLRALPDLVDLATDQQASGLQLSIDVDRSTAARLNVLPQAIDDTLYDAFGQRQVSIMFTQLNQYRVILEAEPHFQLTPASLDKIYVKSSTGQMVPLSAFTHVRTTTAALAIVHEGQFPAVTLSFNLRPGSSLGSAINAIQLAEKEIALPETVMTRFSGSAAEFRTSLKSEPFLILAAVVVIYIVLGVLYESYIHPITILSTLPSAGVGALLALLICRTDFSMIALIGVVLLIGIVKKNAIMMIDFALEAERVEGLPPEKSIYQACLLRFRPIMMTTAAALLGALPLALETGTGSELRRPMGISIVGGLLLSQFLTLYTTPVIYLYMDRCEKWVRRWRASAGLSSAGELESGVLPPPAS; this is encoded by the coding sequence GTGAACATTTCGGAACCTTTCATCCATCGGCCGGTTGCCACGTCGCTGCTGATGGCGGGCGTGGTGCTGATGGGATTGCTGGGATACATCCTCCTGCCCATCTCGGCGTTGCCCCCGGTTGATTTTCCCACTATCCAGGTAACGGCCCAGTACCCCGGCGCGAGCCCGGACGTGATGGCCTCGTCAGTCACCACTCCCCTGGAACGCCAATTCGGCCAGATCAGCGGCCTGGCGCAGATGACGTCGCAGAGTTCCTTCGGCAACTCGACCATCATCCTGCAATTCAACCTCGACCGCGACATCGACGCGGCTGCGCAGGATGTCCAGGCCGCGATAAATGCCGCCAGCGGTGTTCTGCCTAAGAACATGCCGAACCCGCCCACCTACAGCAAGGTCAACCCGGCCGACACGCCGATTCTCACCTTGCAGATCACCTCCGACACGCTGCCCCTGGAAAAAGTCAACGACCTCGCTGATACCGTGCTGGCCCAAAAACTCAGCCAGGTGACCGGGGTCGGGTTGGTCACCATCGAAGGCAACCAGAAGCCCGCCGTTCGCGTCCGCATCAATCCAGCGGCGATCGCTTCACTCGGCCTGAGCCTGGAGGACGTGCGCACCGCCCTTACACAGAACAATATCAACGCGCCAAAAGGTAGCTTCGACGGCCCGCGTCAATCATATGCCATCGGCGCGAACGACCAGATCCTCTCCGCCGAACAGTATCGGCCCGTGATCGTGGCGTACACGAATGGCTCCCCGGTCCGGCTCGGTGACATTGGCGAAGTGATCGACAACGTGGAGAATGTGCGCCTTGCCGGCTGGGTGGGCAGCACGCCGTCGGTCATCATGGATATCCAGCGCCAGCCGGGCGCCAACATCATCGAAACCGCCGATCGTGTAAAGGCCCTGTTACCCCGACTCAGCGCGTCCATTCCGCCCGCGATCAAAGTCTCCATCTTGACCGACCGCACCGCCACCATCCGCGCCTCCGTCCACGACGTGCAGTTCACGCTGATTCTCACGGTGTTCCTGGTCGTCATGGTCATGTTCATCTTCTTGCGAAAATTCTGGGCGACCGTCATCCCCAGTGTCGCGCTGCCATTGGCCATCATCGGCACATTCGGCGTCATGAAGCTGGTTGGCTTCAGCCTCGACAACCTCTCGCTCATGGCGCTGACCATCTCCACCGGGTTCGTGGTGGACGACGCGATCGTGATGATCGAAAACATCGTCCGCTTTATCGAAGCCGGGGACCCGCCGCTGGAGGCCGCGCTCAAGGGCGCCAAGCAAATCGGTTTCACGGTCATTTCGCTGAGCATCTCGCTGATCGCCGTCTTCATCCCCTTGCTGTTCATGACCGGTATCGTCGGCCGTCTCTTCCGGGAATTCGCCATCACCTTGAGCGTGGCCGTGGCGGTTTCAGCCATTGTCTCGCTGACCCTTACTCCCATGATGTGCAGTCGCCTGTTGAAGCAGGAAAAAGGCAAAGAGCAGGGTCTCTTCTATCGCCTGACCGAGCGAATGTTCCAGGGCATGCTCGATTGGTACGAACGCGGCCTCAAGTGGGTGTTCAAGCACCAACCACTGACCCTGATGGTTGCCATCGCGACCCTGGTCATCACGATCTGGCTGTACGTGATTATTCCCAAGGGCCTGTTGCCGCAACAGGACACCGGTTTGATCGTTGGCGAGACCGACGCCGCGCAATCCATCTCCTTCAAGGCCATGGTCGAGCGCCAGCGGCTCATCGCCGAGATCGTGCGCAAGGATCCGGATGTCGTCAGCGTGGCCTCGTTCGTGGGGGCGGGAACGGTCAACGCCACGGCCAATACCGGCCATCTCTATATCAATCTCAAGCCGCGCGACCAACGCAAAGCCAGCGCCAGCGCGATCATCGACCGTTTGCGCGATGCAACCAAAGACGTCGAGGGGGTCGCGCTTTTCATGCAAGCCGTGCAGGATGTTCAGATCGACAGCCGTGTCAGCCGCACGCAGTACCAATACACGCTGGAGGATGCCGATGAAGCCGAACTCTCCGAATGGTCGACGAAGTTGCTCAACAAGCTGCGCGCGTTGCCGGACCTGGTCGATCTGGCCACCGATCAGCAGGCCAGCGGCCTGCAACTGAGCATCGATGTTGACCGGAGCACCGCCGCGCGCCTGAACGTCCTGCCCCAGGCCATCGACGACACGCTCTACGACGCCTTCGGACAGCGGCAGGTGTCGATCATGTTCACCCAGCTCAACCAGTATCGCGTCATTCTCGAGGCCGAACCTCATTTCCAACTTACGCCCGCGTCGTTGGACAAGATTTACGTCAAATCCTCCACCGGCCAAATGGTGCCGCTGAGCGCCTTTACCCATGTACGTACGACTACCGCGGCGCTCGCGATCGTTCACGAGGGTCAATTCCCAGCGGTGACGCTGTCCTTCAACCTGCGACCAGGCAGCTCGCTGGGTTCCGCGATTAACGCCATTCAACTCGCGGAAAAGGAAATCGCCCTGCCGGAAACGGTCATGACGAGGTTTTCCGGTAGCGCCGCGGAATTCAGGACCTCACTGAAAAGCGAGCCCTTTCTGATTCTGGCCGCCGTCGTCGTGATCTACATCGTCCTGGGTGTGCTCTATGAGAGCTACATTCATCCGATCACCATCCTCTCGACCCTGCCCTCGGCCGGCGTGGGAGCGCTGCTGGCGCTGTTGATCTGCCGCACCGACTTTTCAATGATCGCCCTGATTGGGGTCGTCCTGCTGATCGGTATCGTCAAGAAGAACGCGATCATGATGATCGACTTTGCGCTCGAAGCCGAACGCGTAGAGGGATTGCCGCCGGAAAAATCGATCTATCAAGCCTGCCTGTTGCGGTTCCGACCCATCATGATGACCACGGCGGCCGCGCTGCTCGGCGCGTTGCCCCTGGCGCTGGAAACCGGCACCGGCTCGGAATTGCGCCGTCCGATGGGCATCTCGATTGTCGGCGGCTTGCTCTTGTCACAATTTCTCACGCTCTACACGACGCCGGTGATCTATCTATACATGGATCGGTGCGAGAAATGGGTCCGACGCTGGCGTGCTTCCGCCGGCTTGTCGAGCGCGGGTGAACTGGAAAGCGGAGTCCTGCCTCCCCCGGCGTCATGA
- a CDS encoding efflux RND transporter periplasmic adaptor subunit, whose translation MLGILWVVRYYRAASAKSAAAAAAHSGPPAVPVVEGKVVQKDVPIYVDGLGTVQAFNTVTVHVRVDGQLQKVAFVEGQDVHAGDLLAQIDPDPFRTQLEQTEAKKAQDESQLANARLDLQRDAELIAQKIATQQAYDTQKALVAQLEATVKADQAAIDSAKVQLDYTTITSPLDGRTGIRLVDQGNIVHATDANGLVVITQLHPISVVFTLPEQSLNDIQKEMSSSEVTVLAVDRDNTTQLGEGKLAVIDNQIDTTTGTIRLKATFANEDLRLWPGQFVNARLLLTTRKGGLVVPAFAVQRGPDGSYVFVIKDDQSVEVRAVKVAQIEKGEALIDEGLKPNENIVVDGQYRLQIGSHVKPAPAAKAAAPAS comes from the coding sequence GTGTTGGGCATCCTTTGGGTGGTGCGTTATTACCGCGCGGCTTCTGCAAAAAGTGCGGCCGCCGCTGCCGCCCATTCCGGCCCGCCAGCGGTACCGGTTGTCGAGGGCAAGGTTGTCCAGAAAGACGTGCCGATCTATGTGGACGGACTCGGCACCGTCCAGGCTTTCAATACCGTGACCGTCCATGTCCGCGTGGATGGTCAACTGCAGAAGGTCGCTTTCGTGGAGGGACAGGACGTGCATGCGGGTGACCTGCTCGCGCAGATCGATCCGGATCCGTTCCGGACCCAGCTCGAGCAAACCGAAGCCAAAAAGGCGCAGGATGAGTCGCAATTGGCCAACGCCCGGTTGGATCTGCAACGGGATGCCGAACTGATCGCCCAAAAAATCGCCACCCAGCAGGCGTACGACACTCAAAAGGCGCTTGTTGCCCAACTGGAGGCCACCGTCAAAGCTGACCAGGCGGCCATCGACAGCGCGAAGGTTCAACTCGACTACACGACGATCACTTCCCCGCTCGATGGCCGCACCGGCATTCGCCTGGTTGACCAGGGAAACATCGTCCATGCCACCGACGCGAATGGCCTCGTGGTCATTACGCAACTGCACCCGATTTCCGTGGTCTTCACGCTCCCGGAGCAATCGCTCAACGATATTCAAAAGGAAATGTCGTCGAGTGAGGTCACGGTTCTGGCAGTGGACCGCGATAACACCACACAGTTGGGCGAGGGCAAGCTGGCGGTGATCGACAATCAAATCGACACCACCACCGGTACCATCCGGCTCAAGGCCACATTTGCCAATGAGGACCTGCGACTTTGGCCGGGCCAGTTTGTGAACGCGCGCCTCCTGCTGACCACGCGCAAGGGCGGTCTCGTCGTGCCGGCCTTCGCAGTGCAGCGCGGACCCGACGGCTCGTACGTGTTCGTGATTAAGGACGATCAATCGGTGGAAGTCCGCGCGGTGAAGGTCGCGCAGATCGAAAAGGGCGAGGCGCTGATCGACGAAGGGCTCAAACCCAACGAGAACATTGTCGTCGACGGCCAGTACCGACTGCAGATCGGCTCGCACGTGAAGCCTGCTCCAGCGGCCAAAGCGGCTGCTCCCGCATCCTGA
- a CDS encoding coagulation factor 5/8 type domain-containing protein: MGSTSLVSLIALLLVAGQGLSISAPLSDASKSGQPAAPDFGPNVLVFDSSMTAATIQRRLDAVFSTQERNQFGPDRYALLFKPGKYDLDVQVGFYTQVIGLGKSPDDVAITGAVRSKANWMRGNATCNFWRSAENLSVTPTQDDKINIWAVSQGTALRRVHIKGDLNLSDGGWSSGGFIADSKIDGHTNSGTQQQWLSRNTAFGSWTGGAWNMVFVGTVNPPAGAWPSPPYTVIDNTPLIREKPYLFIDDNGHWFVMVPDLAAKGARGITWSGNPSSGKPLPLDRFYLAHPGTDTAATINAALKKGQNLLLTPGIYHLESSLQISRPGTVVLGLGFPTLVPDRGTAAMTTADVDGVKVGGILFEAGASNSPTLFQVGEPGSSKSHATDPIFVYDIFCRVGGAALGTATCMVTINSRDVVGDNFWLWRADHGQGVGWNSNKNANGLVVNGDNVTFYGLFVEHCQQYQTLWNGNGGCVYFYQSEMPYDPPSQDAWRHGDSNGYASYKVADNVKTHDAWGLGVYCVFHGGPVVADDAIETPTAPAIKMHHMIALRLGGRSNGSIAHVINGTGPVSGRSATVD, from the coding sequence GATTCGTCCATGACCGCGGCAACCATACAGAGGCGGCTCGATGCGGTGTTCAGCACTCAGGAACGGAACCAGTTTGGGCCGGATCGCTACGCGCTTCTCTTCAAGCCCGGCAAGTACGACCTGGATGTGCAGGTCGGTTTTTACACGCAGGTCATCGGCTTGGGAAAATCTCCCGACGACGTCGCCATTACCGGTGCAGTACGCTCGAAGGCGAACTGGATGCGGGGCAATGCCACCTGCAATTTCTGGCGCAGCGCGGAAAATCTCTCGGTGACCCCGACCCAGGACGACAAGATCAATATCTGGGCTGTCTCACAGGGCACCGCGCTCCGCCGCGTCCATATCAAGGGCGATTTGAATTTGTCGGACGGCGGTTGGTCCAGCGGCGGGTTCATCGCGGATTCGAAGATTGACGGCCACACCAATTCCGGGACCCAGCAGCAATGGCTTTCGAGAAACACCGCATTCGGCAGTTGGACCGGCGGCGCATGGAACATGGTTTTCGTCGGTACGGTCAACCCACCGGCCGGGGCGTGGCCCAGCCCGCCCTATACGGTCATTGATAATACGCCGCTCATCCGCGAGAAGCCGTATCTCTTCATCGACGACAACGGACACTGGTTCGTCATGGTTCCAGACCTCGCCGCCAAAGGTGCGCGGGGCATCACCTGGTCGGGTAACCCCTCGTCAGGAAAACCCTTACCGTTAGATCGCTTTTACCTGGCCCACCCCGGAACAGACACCGCCGCCACGATCAACGCCGCGCTGAAAAAGGGCCAGAACCTGCTGCTCACTCCCGGAATTTATCACCTGGAAAGCAGCCTCCAGATCTCTCGACCCGGCACCGTGGTGCTCGGACTGGGCTTCCCAACTCTGGTACCGGACCGGGGAACCGCAGCGATGACGACTGCCGATGTCGATGGCGTGAAGGTTGGGGGGATCCTGTTTGAGGCTGGCGCCTCCAATTCGCCAACTCTGTTCCAAGTTGGCGAGCCCGGCTCTTCCAAATCCCATGCGACGGATCCGATATTTGTCTACGATATTTTTTGCCGGGTGGGAGGCGCTGCGCTGGGGACCGCCACGTGCATGGTCACGATCAATTCCCGTGACGTCGTCGGCGATAATTTCTGGTTGTGGCGCGCGGACCACGGTCAGGGCGTGGGTTGGAATTCAAACAAGAACGCCAATGGGCTGGTCGTGAACGGGGATAATGTTACCTTCTACGGCCTCTTCGTCGAGCACTGCCAGCAGTACCAAACGCTCTGGAACGGCAATGGCGGGTGCGTCTATTTCTACCAATCGGAGATGCCTTACGACCCGCCAAGTCAGGACGCCTGGCGACACGGAGATTCCAACGGATACGCGTCGTATAAAGTCGCCGACAACGTAAAGACACACGACGCTTGGGGACTCGGCGTCTATTGCGTGTTTCATGGAGGGCCGGTGGTTGCCGACGATGCCATCGAAACGCCGACCGCCCCCGCTATCAAGATGCACCACATGATCGCCCTCCGGCTCGGTGGACGCTCCAACGGCAGTATCGCCCATGTTATCAATGGTACCGGCCCCGTCTCGGGCCGCAGCGCCACCGTGGACTGA